A window from Funiculus sociatus GB2-C1 encodes these proteins:
- the psaA gene encoding photosystem I core protein PsaA: protein MTISPPEREQKVRVVVDKDPVPTSFEKWSQPGHFDRTLARGPKTTTWIWNLHALAHDFDSHTSDLEDVSRKIFAAHFGHLAIVFIWLSGMEFHGARFSNYEAWLANPLGIRPSAQVVWPIVGQDILNADVGGGFHGIQITSGLFQVWRAAGFTNTFQLYCTAIGGLVAAALMLFAGWFHYHKRAPKLEWFQNVESMLNHHLAGLLGLGCLSWAGHQIHVALPTNKLLDAGVAIKDIPLPQEFILNRDLMAQLYPSFNQGLTPFWTLNWGQYADFLTFKGGLNPVTGGLWLTDTAHHHLALAVLFIIAGHMYRTNWGIGHSIKEILENHKGPFTGDGHKGLYENLTTSWHAQLGINLAMLGSVTIIVAHHMYAMPPYPYLATDYATQLSIFTHHMWIGAFCIVGGAAHATIFMVRDYDPVVNQNNLLDRVIRHRDAIISHLNWVCIFLGLHSFGLYIHNDTMSALGRPQDMFSDTAIQLQPVFAQWVQNLHTLAPGATAPNQLEPVSYAFGGGIMAVGGKVAMMPLALGTADFMIHHIHAFQIHVTVLILLKGFLFARSSRLIPDKANLGFRFPCDGPGRGGTCQVSGWDHVYLGLFWMFNTIAIAVYHFSWKMQSDVWGTVNADGTVDHITGGNFAMSAITINGWLRDFQWAQAAQVIQSYGSALSAYGLLFLGAHFVWAFSLMFLFSGRGYWQELIESIVWAHNKLKVAPSIQPRALSIIQGRAVGVAHFLLGAIVTIWAFFEARILSIG from the coding sequence ATGACAATCAGTCCTCCGGAGCGGGAGCAAAAGGTAAGGGTAGTAGTTGATAAAGACCCGGTACCAACTTCTTTTGAGAAGTGGTCGCAGCCCGGTCATTTTGACCGCACCCTTGCTAGAGGGCCAAAAACCACCACCTGGATTTGGAACCTTCACGCTCTCGCCCACGATTTCGATAGTCATACAAGTGACTTAGAAGACGTATCTCGGAAAATCTTTGCGGCGCACTTTGGTCACTTAGCCATTGTCTTCATCTGGCTAAGCGGTATGGAATTTCATGGCGCTCGCTTTTCTAACTACGAAGCTTGGCTAGCCAATCCCCTTGGAATCAGGCCTAGCGCTCAAGTTGTCTGGCCAATCGTAGGTCAAGATATTTTGAATGCCGATGTGGGCGGTGGCTTCCACGGAATTCAAATTACATCCGGCTTGTTCCAGGTTTGGCGGGCGGCTGGCTTCACAAACACATTCCAGCTTTACTGCACTGCCATTGGTGGCTTGGTAGCAGCAGCTCTGATGCTGTTTGCTGGCTGGTTCCACTATCACAAGCGTGCTCCTAAACTGGAATGGTTCCAGAATGTGGAGTCGATGCTGAACCACCACCTAGCAGGATTGCTGGGACTGGGATGCTTGTCTTGGGCAGGTCACCAAATTCACGTGGCCCTACCCACCAACAAGCTGCTGGATGCGGGAGTGGCTATCAAAGATATCCCCCTACCCCAAGAGTTCATTTTGAACCGTGACTTGATGGCGCAGCTGTATCCCAGCTTTAACCAAGGGTTAACGCCGTTCTGGACTTTGAATTGGGGTCAGTATGCTGACTTCCTCACCTTCAAAGGTGGCTTAAACCCAGTCACTGGCGGCTTATGGCTGACAGATACAGCCCACCATCACTTGGCTTTGGCGGTGCTGTTCATCATCGCCGGTCATATGTACCGCACCAACTGGGGAATTGGTCACAGCATTAAGGAAATCCTAGAGAACCACAAAGGCCCCTTCACAGGTGATGGTCATAAAGGTCTCTATGAAAACCTCACAACTTCCTGGCACGCTCAGTTGGGTATCAACCTAGCTATGCTAGGTTCTGTGACCATTATTGTGGCGCACCATATGTACGCGATGCCTCCGTATCCGTACCTCGCCACTGACTACGCGACTCAGTTGTCCATATTCACCCACCATATGTGGATTGGGGCATTCTGTATCGTTGGTGGAGCAGCTCACGCTACCATTTTCATGGTGCGGGATTACGATCCGGTTGTGAACCAAAACAACTTGCTGGATCGGGTGATTCGTCACCGGGATGCAATCATCTCTCACCTCAACTGGGTATGTATTTTCCTGGGCTTACACAGCTTCGGTTTGTACATCCACAACGACACGATGAGTGCCTTGGGTCGTCCCCAAGATATGTTCTCGGATACAGCAATTCAGCTGCAACCGGTATTTGCTCAGTGGGTGCAAAATCTGCACACTCTGGCTCCCGGAGCTACCGCTCCCAACCAGCTTGAGCCAGTTAGCTATGCCTTCGGTGGCGGGATTATGGCTGTAGGTGGCAAGGTAGCGATGATGCCACTTGCTCTGGGTACGGCGGATTTCATGATCCACCATATTCACGCCTTTCAAATTCACGTTACAGTGCTGATTTTGCTGAAGGGCTTCCTGTTTGCTCGTAGCTCTCGTCTGATTCCAGACAAGGCTAATCTGGGCTTCCGGTTCCCGTGCGACGGTCCTGGTCGTGGCGGTACCTGCCAGGTTTCTGGTTGGGACCACGTTTACCTGGGTCTGTTCTGGATGTTCAACACGATTGCGATCGCGGTTTACCACTTCAGCTGGAAAATGCAGTCGGATGTGTGGGGAACAGTCAATGCCGATGGTACGGTGGATCACATAACTGGTGGCAACTTTGCGATGAGTGCCATCACGATTAACGGCTGGTTGCGTGACTTCCAGTGGGCGCAAGCCGCTCAAGTGATTCAATCCTACGGATCAGCTCTCTCCGCTTATGGTCTGCTGTTCCTGGGCGCTCACTTTGTCTGGGCATTCAGCTTAATGTTCTTGTTCAGTGGTCGCGGCTACTGGCAGGAGTTGATTGAATCCATCGTTTGGGCACACAATAAACTAAAAGTTGCCCCATCGATCCAGCCTCGCGCTCTGAGCATCATTCAGGGTCGGGCTGTGGGGGTTGCTCACTTCCTCCTGGGGGCAATCGTCACGATTTGGGCGTTCTTCGAGGCGCGAATCCTATCAATAGGATAA